Proteins co-encoded in one Tachysurus fulvidraco isolate hzauxx_2018 chromosome 17, HZAU_PFXX_2.0, whole genome shotgun sequence genomic window:
- the zgc:153018 gene encoding transmembrane protein 179-like gives MELDRRLLLAHCAAHALSVIAGLLVVVPLALNGSAFKGRCALFSQGFWRSENQSASGAQLDAQGTHLVVQQWGPPAACQFATFVGVFTVLYGATQSWRSLFYLHRRHDDTLFSAFLTLLLSLCVLFLSGGASVILTLGLVSWCNTVTDNNTRPYSCAESQSVPLYLDVETSSFYSELTCAQISLWCVTTLWLVHSILSFLRLYHSHSQHISGPCLPREKELLLGQSHVDCPCQHPHPPQPPAVFI, from the exons ATGGAGCTGGACCGGAGACTGTTGCTGGCGCACTGCGCAGCACACGCCCTGTCCGTTATCGCAGGCCTGCTGGTGGTGGTGCCGTTAGCGCTGAACGGCTCGGCGTTTAAAGGCCGCTGTGCGCTCTTCAGTCAGGGTTTCTGGCGCTCCGAGAACCAGAGCGCGAGCGGCGCACAGCTGGACGCACAGGGGACGCACTTGGTGGTGCAGCAGTGGGGACCACCGGCCGCCTGCCAGTTCGCTACGTTTGTTGGCGTGTTCACGGTGCTGTACGGAGCTACACAGAGCTGGAGGAGTTTATTTTACCTCCACCGCCGCCACGACGA CACCTTGTTCTCAGCCTTTCTCACGCTGCTGCTGAGTCTCTGTGTGCTCTTCCTTTCTGGAGGAGCAAGTGTGATTCTAACCCTTGGCCTAGTGTCCTGGTGCAACACAGTCACTGATAACAACACCCGACCTTACAG TTGTGCAGAGTCACAATCTGTGCCCCTCTACTTGGATGTGGAAACCTCTTCATTTTACTCAGAGCTCACTTGTGCACAG ATCTCTCTGTGGTGTGTAACAACTCTGTGGTTGGTTCACTCCATTCTGTCCTTCCTGAGACTCTACCACTCTCACAGTCAGCACATCAGTGGACCGTGTCTGCCCCGAGAGAAGGAGCTCCTGCTTGGCCAGTCTCATGTAGATTGTCCATGTCAACACCCACACCCTCCACAACCACCTGCCGTCTTCATTTAA
- the sfxn5b gene encoding sideroflexin-5b, with product MSEVAVYPAFQLGQPRYDQSSFLGRFRHFADIIDPRTLFVSEAHLKQCVALLDDFKHGTLPPGTTDQQLWEAQKVKQAIIHPDTGQKIFMPFRMSGYVPFGTPIVVGLLLPNQTLASTVFWQWLNQSHNACVNYANRNATKPTPTSRFIQGYLGAVTSAVSIAVGLNVLIEKSRKFNPATRLIIQRFIPFPAVASANVCNVALMRHNELSEGIDVLDSNGNVVGSSRIAAKHALMETAFTRVVLPLPIFVLPPIIMAFVEKLPLMQAHRRLMLPVHSLVCLAVFGLSLPLAISLFPQMSQIEASHLEPEIAMATDCKMLTYNKGL from the exons ATGAGCGAGGTTGCAGTTTATCCTGCGTTTCAGCTCGGACAGCCGCGGTATGATCAG AGCTCCTTCCTCGGCAGGTTCAGACACTTTGCAGACATCATCGACCCCAGAACTCTTTTTGTATCAGAG GCTCACTTAAAGCAATGTGTTGCTCTCCTGGATGATTTTAAACATGGGACTCTTCCACCTGGAACAACGGATCAACAA CTCTGGGAGGCTCAGAAGGTGAAACAG GCTATTATTCATCCTGACACGGGACAGAAAATCTTTATGCCTTTTCGCATGTCAG gTTATGTTCCATTTGGAACACCCATA GTAGTTGGACTTCTCCTTCCAAACCAGACTTTGGCATCCACTGTGTTCTGGCAG TGGTTAAACCAGAGCCATAACGCTTGTGTAAACTACGCCAACCGCAATGCTACAAAG CCCACACCAACATCCAGATTTATTCAGGGCTACCTGGGAGCTGTAACGAGTGCAGTCTCAATCGCG GTTGGTTTGAATGTGCTTATAGAAAAATCCAGGAAATTTAACCCAGCCACCAGACTCATCATACAGAGATTCATTCCTTTTCCTGCTGTAG ctaGTGCAAATGTGTGCAATGTGGCTCTCATGAGGCACAACGAACTCTCAGAGGGAATTGATGTGCTAGACTCCAATGGGAATGTGGTGGGATCTTCACGGATAGCAGCCAAACAT GCACTGATGGAGACAGCGTTTACACGAGTGGTCCTCCCTCTACCTATATTTGTTCTCCCACCTATCATCATGGCCTTTGTGGAGAA ACTGCCACTGATGCAGGCCCATCGTCGGCTAATGCTGCCTGTCCACAGCTTGGTGTGCCTAGCCGTGTTcggtctctctctgcctctcgcCATCAGCCTCTTCCCACAGATGTCTCAG ATTGAGGCTTCTCACCTTGAGCCGGAAATTGCCATGGCAACCGATTGCAAGATGCTGACCTATAACAAGGGACTGTGA